The Gallus gallus isolate bGalGal1 unplaced genomic scaffold, bGalGal1.mat.broiler.GRCg7b scaffold_59, whole genome shotgun sequence genome includes a region encoding these proteins:
- the LOC776173 gene encoding arf-GAP with coiled-coil, ANK repeat and PH domain-containing protein 1 isoform X1: MTVKLDFEECLRDSPWFRAAVEEAEAEVSELETQLEKVLKLGGAVLEAGRQLVGSSRALAVGLREMGGAPRRDPLLKEALEKLCDSLEQMMDGHEELQDSTERALRRHLHGLMEGCRVVRGSRRERGRAVEALGAALQHHAEVPRRRPHEAQEAAAAMGGARGVARARGLDHVMQLNVMQDKQKTEMLQFALSLLAAHASFFSHGHTAAASSQPFRTSLGTQLEQMELEAARRHRDLEQRHALLLQQDLTQEVVDVASGGAGPDAPPMEGYLYKRASNAFRTWSRRWFSIQSNQLVYHKRAQDPPTVVVPDLRLCTVKPCPELERRFCFEVVSPNKSCVLQADSAGQQRAWVSAVQSSIASAFSQDPPPGPTGPPGSTSGSGGSHGGREVLGQILGLEGNGNCCECSAPDPAWASVNLGITLCIECSGIHRSLGVHFSKVRSLTLDTWEPELVKLMCELGNRTLNRIYEARVEEMGVKKPHPECSRVQREDWIRAKYVEKKFVTRLPGAWPKKPRPPRHVSRGSPAPRGSQATEPEPPPSLHPGALLYWGAQHRRLPAMADALAHGADPGWANVAEEHRTPLLQAVAVNSLLGCEFLLQNGANVNQRDSRGRGPLHHATMLGHTGLVCLFLKRGADINAVDAEGKDALTIAMELANADIVTLLRLAKMRELDVAQGQTGDDTYLDIFRDISLMASDNPEKLTRAPSKHSTL; the protein is encoded by the exons ATGACGGTGAAGTTGGACTTCGAGGAGTGCCTGCGGGATTCACCCTGGTTCAG ggcagcagtggAGGAGGCGGAGGCGGAGGTGTCAGAGCTGGAGACACAACTGgagaag gtGCTGAAGCTGGGGGGGGCCGTGCTGGAGGCTGGGCGgcagctggtggggagcagccgGGCGCTGGCGGTGGGGCTGCGTGAAATGGGGGGGGCCCCCAGAAGGGACCCCCTGCTGAAG GAGGCGCTGGAGAAGCTCTGTGATTCGCTGGAGCAGATGATGGACGGCCATGAG gagctgcaggacagcacCGAGCGGGCGCTGCGACGGCACCTGCATGGCCTGATGGA gGGGTGCCGGGTGGTCCGGGGGTCCcggcgggagcggggccgggcggtgGAGGCTCTGGGGGCGGCACTGCAGCATCACGCCGAGGTCCCCCGGCGCCGCCCCCACGAGGCACAGGAAGCGGCCGCGGCTATGGGGGGGGCGAGGGGCGTGGCCAGGGCGCGGGGGCTGGACCACGTGATGCAG CTCAATGTGATGCAGgacaagcagaaaacagaaatgctgcagttt GCTCTCTCCCTGTTGGCCGCCCACGCCTCCTTCTTCTCCCACGGccacactgcagctgcttcatCCCAACCATTCCGGACGAGCCTGGGAACACAG ttGGAGCAGATGGAGTTGGAGGCGGCGCGGCGGCATCGGGACCTGGAGCAGAGACacgcactgctgctgcagcag GACCTGACACAGGAGGTGGTGGACGTGGCCAGTGGGGGGGCAGGGCCTGATGCCCCCCCCATGGAGGGCTATCTGTACAAGAGGGCCAGCAACGCCTTCCGCACCTGGAGCCG GCGCTGGTTCTCCATTCAGAGCAACCAATTGGTGTACCACAAGCGGGCCCAG gacccccccacgGTGGTGGTCCCAGACCTGCGGCTCTGCACCGTGAAGCCGTGTCCCGAATTGGAGCGACGCTTCTGCTTCGAGGTGGTGTCCCCCAATAA gagctgtgtgctgcaggcagactCAGCGGGGCAGCAGCGCGCGTGGGTCAGCGCCGTGCAGAGCAGCATCGCCTCCGCCTTCagccaggaccccccccccggccctaCAGGg CCTCCGGGGTCGACATCGGGATCTGGGGGTTCCCATGGGGGTCGTGAGGTTTTGGGGcagattttggggttggaagggaacgGGAACTGCTGTGAGTGCAGCGCTCCGGACCCCGCCTGGGCCAGCGTCAACCTGGGCATCACTCTGTGCATTGAGTGCTCCGGGATCCACCG gAGTCTGGGGGTTCACTTCTCCAAGGTGCGCTCGCTGACGTTGGACACGTGGGAACCCGAGCTGGTGAAG CTGATGTGCGAATTGGGGAACCGAACGCTGAACCGCATCTATGAGGCGCGGGTGGAGGAGATGGGGGTGAAGAAACCCCACCCCGAATGCTCGCG GGTGCAGCGCGAGGATTGGATCAGAGCCAAATACGTGGAGAAGAAATTCGTCACCCGCCTTCCGGGGGCGTGGCCTAAAAAGCCCCGCCCACCCCGCCACGTCTCCCGAggaagccccgccccccgcgGCTCACAGGCGACAG AGCCCGAGCCGCCCCCCAGCCTCCACCCCGGGGCTCTCCTCTATTGGGGGGCGCAGCACCGGCGTCTCCCAGCCATGGCTGACGCTTTGGCCCACGGTGCAGACCCTGGTTGGGCCAATGTGGCCGAAGAGCACCGCACGCCCCTCCTGCAGGCCGTGGCCGTG AATtcactgctgggctgtgagTTCCTGCTGCAGAATGGTGCCAATGTCAATCAGAGGGACAGCCGTGGGAGGGGGCCGCTGCACCATGCCACCATGCTGGGGCACACCGG CCTGGTGTGCCTCTTCCTGAAGCGTGGTGCTGACATTAATGCTGTGGACGCGGAGGGGAAGGACGCCCTCACCATTGCCATGGAATTGGCCAACGCCGATATCGTCACCCT GCTGCGGTTGGCCAAGATGAGAGAGCTGGACGTGGCCCAGGGGCAGACCG gtGATGACACCTACCTCGACATCTTCCGTGACATCTCCCTCATGGCTTCTGACAACCCCGAGAAGCTCACCCGTGCCCCCTCAAAGCACTCCACCCTATAG
- the SLC16A13 gene encoding monocarboxylate transporter 13 isoform X1 encodes MVGVSPPPRWGWAVVGGAFLQAGLVFGGLRALGLCLGALGGSFGAQAGAVAWVGSAAIASLQLGGPLGSALSTRYGARPVVMAGGFLAGMGFLLGAFATRLSHLYLSVGLLAGLGWALVFTPSLGAVSRYFPTRRAMATGLAMAGASVVGLALGPLIPLLLDAYGWRGSLLLLAALSFNLMVAGALLRPLDVPTESPRPPPARGQGGLRGLLHHGPFLRYALAFVLVDAGYYVPHVHGPARAQEVGCDEQRAGLVMAVTAVADGIGRVVAGLLAAHPTASLLRHLFAWSVLTGLALLLFPLGTSFGGLTAVGLGYGFCAGAIVPLQFTGVAEVVGAGRLLHAIGLMQMFESVGSLLGAPFAGWLRDLTGDFKVSFLAAGAFLLAGSLLILTLPSFFRTSRSDGSGTEGVPDPVPKGLELPSAPLSPPN; translated from the exons ATGGTGGGGGTCTCCCCTCCACCCCGCTGGGGGTGGGCAGTGGTGGGGGGTGCTttcctgcaggcagggctggtgttcggggggctgcgggcactggggctgtgcctgGGGGCGCTGGGGGGGTCCTTTGGGGCACAGGCCGGGGCCGTGGCCTGGGTGGGCTCTGCTGCCATCGCCTCGCTGCAGCTGGGGG GGCCTTTGGGCAGCGCTCTGAGCACCCGCTATGGCGCCCGCCCCGTGGTCATGGCCGGGGGCTTCCTGGCGGGGATGGGTTTCCTCCTGGGGGCCTTCGCCACCCGCCTGTCCCACCTCTACCTCAgcgtggggctgctggcag GCCTGGGCTGGGCGTTGGTCTTCACCCCTTCCCTGGGGGCCGTGAGCCGCTATTTCCCAACACGCCGCGCGATGGCCACCGGTTTGGCCATGGCAGGAGCCAGCGTCGTGGGACTGGCTCTGGGGCCACtgatcccactgctgctggatgcCTACGGCTGGCGGGggtccctgctcctgctggccgcCCTCTCCTTCAACCTGATGGTGGCGGGCGCCTTGCTCCGCCCCTTGGATGTCCCCACTGAGTCCCCACGGCCACCGCCAGCACGTGGCCAAGGGGGGCTGCGTGGATTGCTGCATCACGGCCCCTTTCTCCGCTATGCGTTGGCCTTCGTGCTGGTAGATGCTGGCTACTACGTGCCCCATGTCCACGGGCCAGCCCGTGCCCAAGAAGTGGGGTGTGATGAGCAACGTGCTGGGCTGGTGATGGCGGTGACGGCGGTGGCCGATGGCATCGGGCGGGTGGTGGCCGGCTTGTTGGCCGCCCACCCCACCGCCTCCCTGCTGCGTCACCTCTTCGCTTGGTCCGTGCTGACGGGGttggcactgctgctcttccctttgGGGACGTCCTTTGGGGGTCTCAcagctgtgggtttgggttATGGGTTCTGTGCTGGCGCCATCGTTCCGCTCCAGTTCACCGGCGTGGCTGAGGTGGTGGGAGCCGGGCGGCTGCTGCACGCCATCGGCCTCATGCAGATGTTTGAGAGCGTCGGGTCGCTGCTGGGAGCACCTTTTGCTG GTTGGCTGCGGGACCTGACTGGGGACTTCAAGGTCTCCTTCCTCGCTGCTGGTGCCTTCCTCCTGGCTGGGAgcctcctcatcctcaccctCCCCAGCTTCTTCCGCACTTCCCGGAGCGATGGCAGCGGCACAGAGGGGGTTCCTGATCCAGTACCTAAAGGCCTTGAGCTCCCTTCAGCTCCCCTCTCACCACCCAATTAA
- the SLC16A13 gene encoding monocarboxylate transporter 13 isoform X2, with amino-acid sequence MVGVSPPPRWGWAVVGGAFLQAGLVFGGLRALGLCLGALGGSFGAQAGAVAWVGSAAIASLQLGGPLGSALSTRYGARPVVMAGGFLAGMGFLLGAFATRLSHLYLSVGLLAGLGWALVFTPSLGAVSRYFPTRRAMATGLAMAGASVVGLALGPLIPLLLDAYGWRGSLLLLAALSFNLMVAGALLRPLDVPTESPRPPPARGQGGLRGLLHHGPFLRYALAFVLVDAGYYVPHVHGPARAQEVGCDEQRAGLVMAVTAVADGIGRVVAGLLAAHPTASLLRHLFAWSVLTGLALLLFPLGTSFGGLTAVGLGYGFCAGAIVPLQFTGVAEVVGAGRLLHAIGLMQMFESVGSLLGAPFAGWLRDLTGDFKVSFLAAGAFLLAGSLLILTLPSFFRTSRSDGSGTEGVPDPVPKGLELPSAPLSPPN; translated from the exons ATGGTGGGGGTCTCCCCTCCACCCCGCTGGGGGTGGGCAGTGGTGGGGGGTGCTttcctgcaggcagggctggtgttcggggggctgcgggcactggggctgtgcctgGGGGCGCTGGGGGGGTCCTTTGGGGCACAGGCCGGGGCCGTGGCCTGGGTGGGCTCTGCTGCCATCGCCTCGCTGCAGCTGGGGG GGCCTTTGGGCAGCGCTCTGAGCACCCGCTATGGCGCCCGCCCCGTGGTCATGGCCGGGGGCTTCCTGGCGGGGATGGGTTTCCTCCTGGGGGCCTTCGCCACCCGCCTGTCCCACCTCTACCTCAgcgtggggctg CTGGCAGGCCTGGGCTGGGCGTTGGTCTTCACCCCTTCCCTGGGGGCCGTGAGCCGCTATTTCCCAACACGCCGCGCGATGGCCACCGGTTTGGCCATGGCAGGAGCCAGCGTCGTGGGACTGGCTCTGGGGCCACtgatcccactgctgctggatgcCTACGGCTGGCGGGggtccctgctcctgctggccgcCCTCTCCTTCAACCTGATGGTGGCGGGCGCCTTGCTCCGCCCCTTGGATGTCCCCACTGAGTCCCCACGGCCACCGCCAGCACGTGGCCAAGGGGGGCTGCGTGGATTGCTGCATCACGGCCCCTTTCTCCGCTATGCGTTGGCCTTCGTGCTGGTAGATGCTGGCTACTACGTGCCCCATGTCCACGGGCCAGCCCGTGCCCAAGAAGTGGGGTGTGATGAGCAACGTGCTGGGCTGGTGATGGCGGTGACGGCGGTGGCCGATGGCATCGGGCGGGTGGTGGCCGGCTTGTTGGCCGCCCACCCCACCGCCTCCCTGCTGCGTCACCTCTTCGCTTGGTCCGTGCTGACGGGGttggcactgctgctcttccctttgGGGACGTCCTTTGGGGGTCTCAcagctgtgggtttgggttATGGGTTCTGTGCTGGCGCCATCGTTCCGCTCCAGTTCACCGGCGTGGCTGAGGTGGTGGGAGCCGGGCGGCTGCTGCACGCCATCGGCCTCATGCAGATGTTTGAGAGCGTCGGGTCGCTGCTGGGAGCACCTTTTGCTG GTTGGCTGCGGGACCTGACTGGGGACTTCAAGGTCTCCTTCCTCGCTGCTGGTGCCTTCCTCCTGGCTGGGAgcctcctcatcctcaccctCCCCAGCTTCTTCCGCACTTCCCGGAGCGATGGCAGCGGCACAGAGGGGGTTCCTGATCCAGTACCTAAAGGCCTTGAGCTCCCTTCAGCTCCCCTCTCACCACCCAATTAA